GGCAGATAGGTTAAGTGTCCGCCACCGTCGAGCACCCCTTTCCCGACTTCGTTCAGTTTTGCCCCCGTCTCATCACGGACTAGAAAATCGCCCCATGATCGACTGTCGGGAGTCGCTTTAGATTGAGTCAGAATGTGCTCTGGATCCCGCCAGATAAAATGAGAAACGAAACCATTATCAACCACAACACGCACATCACTTCCATCCGGTTTGGCAGTGATCATCCGTGACAGCCGTTTTCCATTGGGATACTGCCAGCGATGTAATGTAATGAATCGAGATCCATCCGGACTGAACAGCAGATGGTTAAAATAATGCTTGATGTCTTTTTGCTGTTTGGGAATCGTGCCTGTTTTGGAAATTTCGTCCAATGAAAGAATCATCGTCGATTTTCCCGTTTCGAGATCGACCCGGAATATCCCGGAATCTTTCGGCGCCAGATCCTTAAAATTAGGATCCGGAAATCCGGGATAGCCATAACCAGGACGTACATCCTGAATCCGTCGAAAATCAGGTGTGACCGCCGTCTTACCATCGGGGCTGACCGAATAAATCGGCGAAGGAACCGTACGGCCTTTGCCGGTTTTCACATCCAGAATCCGGCTGACAAACTGACCGTCTTCCCGATCGTTCCAGATAATGGTTGAATCGGTTCCGGGCATCCATTGCAGCATACATCCCTGCTGCCAGTTCCAGGCGGAAGACTCACCCAACTCAATCCAGCGATCATTGTCCTTGAGATCGACCATGCCCACTTTGATCACATCATCTGCCCGGGGTGAACGATGTTCAAACGCCACTTCCATACCGAGCACATATCGACTGGTCGGATCAAATTGCAACTTGTCGTAATATCCAAACCAGTGGTGCCGCGGCCCTTTGGTGATGACCCGCATCGGAGGAAACTTCTCTCCGGCTGCAAACGTGGAACCGGCCACAGCAGCTGCCCCCACTCCACACAATGTTTGTGCCAAAAATTCGCGACGACTGAATTGAAGATGTTCCATGGTTTTCTTTTCTCAATTAAGCTCAAATCTGGATCTTGTTAAGCAACTCACGAAGCTTCTGCTTCTCATTTCAAGCGTAGAATAGTGCGATGCGAAAATCAACCAGAAACCAGAGAGACGCCGCAAACAGACCGTTTTCAGCCATACACGTAAAGAAGTCTACCGAGAGGAACGTTTCTGATTCCGGGAACACCTACTGTGTTCTGCTTGATTTTTACGCTTATGTAAATAAAAAAAATGGACCACCTCGCCGATTTCACTCTAAATTCAGGTTTACAGTAGCTTCTTTTGAATCTCATTCTGTCTATAATACAACAGCACATATCGCTACACTTTCGTAAGCTGCATTCATGGAATAAGAGGTAACTTGCTGAAATCCCTGGCCGTTAAATTCTCTCTCATTCGAATGTTCCGTTATCAACTTGAATCCTGAACTCCCAGGCACCTCCACTGTCAGGTTCCGCCAATCTTATGAACAAACCCGTCATGCACAATAATGTTGCAAAATTACTTGATCCAGCTGTCCCTATTACGGATGAAGACATTCAGTTGTTACTTTCTCAGATTGGTTTCACTGATCAGGAACGTGCCCTGATCCGATTCCGGGAATTGTGCACCACACCTCACGTGCGTGAAGAACTCACACAGATCTTGCCCACGCTATTACAGGCACTCACCGATGCCGCCACTCCTGATGGATCACTCATCAATTTTGAACGCTTTATGCACAGTGTCTCACAACCGGAAGAGATGTTGAGCTTTCTCACACATAATCCCCGCGCGGTGGAAATTCTGGTCAGATTATTTGTCGGCAGTCAGTTCTTGACAGAAATTCTGTTAAAAAATCCGGATTACCTGGAACGACTGACCCGCTACAATCGGATTGCAGAGTTCAAAAGCCAGCAGCAGTTTTTCTCGGAAGCAATGGCAGCCACACGCCAGGAATCCAAGACGACTGCAGAAAAGTTCGACATCTTACGCCGTTTCCAGCGCTGGGAGCTGCTCAGAATTGGGGCCTGTGATACGTTCGGCCTGATGGACCTCAAAAATATCACAGTCCAACTTTCGCTCCTTGCTGACGGGCTTGTTCAAACCTGCCTGACCATTCTCGCGGAAGAGATGGAACTACCGCTTGACGATTTTGCTGTCCTCGCGTTTGGAAAACTGGGAGGTGAAGAGTTGAACTACAGCTCTGACATCGACCTCGTATTTATCGCCGGAGACAATTCGACACAATATTGGCAATTGGGGCAGCGGCTCATTAAATCATTAATGGAGTCTACGTCGGAAGGTTTCCTGTATCGTGTGGATATGCGATTGCGTCCCTGGGGCCGATCAGGAGCGCTCGTAACAACCGTTGACGCATATGTAGATTATTTTGCCAAACATGGACGCCTGTGGGAAAAACAGGCCATGCTGAAAGCCCGCGTGATTGCCGGCAACCAGAAACTGGGAGTCGAATTCTTTCGCCGGATTGAACCACAGATTTTTAACTGTGATCCGGAAGAAGTCCGAAAAAATGTTCTGGAGATGAAGCAGCGCATCGAAACAACACTCAAAAAAAAGGGCAAAGACTGGGGCGAAGTCAAATCGGGCAAAGGCTCAATCCGCGATGTCGAATTCACCACGCAGTACCTGCAAATGGCCAATGGTGCACAGTATTCCGCCATCCGCAGTATCAATACACTTGATGGTCTCGTCAGGTTAGTTGACCACGGTCTGATTCAAGCTGATGAATACCAGCATTTAACCAGCGGCTATGTCTTTTTTCGAAAAATTGAACACGCTCTACAATTGATGCACTACAACCAGGAACACCATATGCCGACCGATGAACGGGAACTGGCATACCTGGCACGGCGGCTCGATTTCCCGGACGGAAACCAGTTAGTCCAATACTACGAACAACATCGCAAGGCCGTCAGAAATATATTTAAAAAGTACATTCACGCCCCATCCGAGCAGAATGACACAGACCAGACGGCTGACTCGGAACAGGAAAGTCACCTGCTCGGGATGATGGCTGCATCTTACTCTAAAGTGTTTAACGAATCTGAAATCGAAAAACACAGTCAGATGGCCAAAAAACTGGGCGACTCCAACATTGTCGAACTCGTAACAGAAAAAATTCCCGATAACCAGTTGCGGCTCACCATGGTCGGCTTCGATCAGACCGGAGACTTATCGTTAATCTGCGGTTTACTGTTTGTCTATGGCTTTGATATTCAAAAAGGGCACCTGTTTACGAACCAGAAAGTCAAACCTGCCAGCTCGTCCCGGAGCCGTTCTTCCCAAACCGGGGAGAACTCAAAAAGCACGCGGAAGTTTGTGATTGTGCTTGATGTGAAATCGCCAGAAGAACTGATACTCCCCACGATCTGGACAGATTACAAAGCCGACTTAACAGAACTGCTGAGTAAAGTCGCGACAGGAAAAATTCAGGAAGCCGTCGGCGAATTGGCCAAACGCGTCGCGGCAGCCCTGCGTGATCTGTCTCAGGCCAGTCAGGTACTGTATCCGGTCGAAATTGAACTCGATAATGAAACCGACAGCAGACACACCATTCTGCGCATTGAATCCGAAGACACCATCGGCTTCTTATATGAACTGACCAACGCCCTCTCCATGAGCGGCATTGATATCGCACGCATGGTCATCGATTCAGAAGGAAATAAAGCCAGAGACGTCCTGTATGTGACGGATGATAAAGGCGAAAAAATCAGTTCTGAAGAACAACAACAGGGCTTGAGGGCGGCCGTTGTGCTCATCAAGCATTTTACCCACCTGCTGCCTCGCTCCCCCAATCCGGAAGCAGCGTTGCTGCATTTTCGTGAATTTCTCGAACATCTGTTTAAACAGCCCAACTGGGTGGAAGAAATTTCTTCCCTCGAACGCACGAGTGTGCTCAGCGCGCTGGCCAGACTGCTCGGCGTGAGCGATTTCCTCTGGGAAGACTTCTTGCGTTTGCAGCACTCCAATCTCTTTCCTGTGGTGACCAATGTCGAAGAACTGAAACATCGAATTTCGTTCGAAGAGCTCAAAACTGAACTCGCCCGTGATCTAGCACAGGCATCTTCGTTCGAAGAACAACAGGAAAAGTTGAATGCCTTTAAAGACCGGGAAATGTTACGTACAGATATGCGTCACATCCTTGGACACATTTCCGAATTCGGTCAATTCTCGGAAGAACTGACAGACGTCGCAGAAGTTGTTGTCCAGGGCGCTTATGAAATCTGTAATCAACAACTCGAAGAACGCTATGGCGTTCCCCATCTCGAATCAGACGGTCCCTGTCGTTTATCGATTTGCGCTTTAGGGAAATGTGGAGGCCGCGAGCTCGGCTTTGCTTCCGATATCGAGTTGATGTTTATCTATGAAGGCACAGGTCAGACGACAGGCCCGGAAGTCATTACGAATAATGAATACTACCTGAAACTGGTCGAAAGATTCACTAAGATGATTAAGACCCGCAGCGAGGGAATTTTCCAAATCGATTTGCGGCTTCGCCCTTACGGGCAGGCTGGAAGTCTGGCTGTTTCAGCAGAAGCGTTCCAAAGTTACTTTTCCCATGAAGGAGCGGCCTGGCCTTATGAACGTCAGGCCTTAGTAAAATTGCGCCCCATCGCAGCAGATGACGGATTTGGAAACGACATCGTCAGAATGCGCGATGATATTATTTATTCCGGGAAACCATTCGACGTCGCAGCCATGCTGGCCATGCGGGAAAAACAGATCCAGCAGTTGGTAAAAGGAGGCACGATCAATGCCAAACTCGGCGATGGAGGACTCGTTGACTGTGAATATATTATTCAAGGGCTGCAAATCACCTATGGTCACCGCAATCCCATGCTGCGAACGACTAACACACTCGAAGGAATTTGCGCCTTAAAAGAACTGGGCTTGATCAGCCCCGTTGATTTTCAAAATTTACGAAACGCTTATATCTTCCTCAGACGTTTAATTGACGCCCTGCGAATGGTTCGTGGCAATGCCAAAGACTTAACCGTCCCTCCTCAGGACCAGGAAGAATTTGAATTTCTCGCGCGGAGACTGGGCTACGGTTCGCATACGGAAAAATTGCAGAATGAAATTACGTCTACAATGGAATGTGTTCGCGACTTCGGCCGCTTATTGGATCCCATTAAAGCGCTAACCATTCGCACAAATGGCTGATTCCATCGCTCCTGCCGGAAACACATTTCGCCCGCTCTTAAAGTCATACTTGCGGTTTCTGCCGATCCAGGCCCCATTTCTATACTCATTTTGATGACATTTTTATCAGTTTGATCTCATTTTTCCAGGACGTCTTATAAACAAGATAATCAGTAAACCTTACCTGACAATAAACTTACGTTATTCTCCCTCTAATTGGCATAATCGATGCTCTTTACACTTCCTTAGAAGCGGTCGAAAAATGAAGACCATTTGGTAATTTCTTTTAAGGAACAGAAAGATGAAAAAATTATTGATCGTTTGCGTCGCGGTAGCAGGGTTGGCATTCGTCGGAAATACTTCCACAGCCGAAGCGGGGGGATTCAGAGTCAACGTCAACCTGGGAAATGGTTACGGGTACTATGGTGGACGCCGATACCGGAGTTACAATTACACACCGCAATATTATGGAAGACGCCATTCATTCTGGCATGACACCAGCCACTATGATTATCATCCCGGCCAATTCTATCGACATGGTAATCATTTTCACTATCAGCCAGGGCACTATGATTACCACCAGACAGGACACTGGGATCACCATTAATCTCAACGATCCTGTTCTTTAAAAGTGGCTCGATCAACCAGAGCGGGACTGATTTGGTCCTGCTCTGGTGATCAATTAATAGCACTTGATCCTATTTGGCAGTCGCGTCCCACCAGGCCTCGGTCAGATTCCGCAGCTGCTTCAACTGAGCAGGATTTTTAGCAGCCATATTTGTTCGTTCGAACGGATCTTGAGAAAGATCAAACAGCTCGGCTTTCTCTCCAGTCAGACGCAGCCCGGGGAAAATGGCTTTCCACTTGCCTTCTATGCACCAACGGTATTTCAAACTGGAAGACGGGTCGTCGATATCAATCATATCATGTTCATAGATGTCACCGAAAATCGCCTTACGCTCTGTTTTGCCCCCCTGCTTAATCACTTCGAGCAGATTGATACCTTCCATTGCTTTCGTCGGCTTTAAACCGACGGCATTCAACAGAGTTGGCGCCAGGTCAATACTGCTGACCAGAGTGTCATATTCTGCCGGCTTAATTTTATCAGGCCAGCGAATCATAATCGGAGTGCGGACACCACCGTCATAGGGACTACGCTTGGATTTGGGAGCGTAACGAAAACGACGTTTCATCTTTTTTCGTTCCTGATCGTTCGCTGGGACATATTGAATCCAGCCATTATCAGTCACATATACCACAATTGTGTTTTTAGAAAGATCTTTTTTATCCAGGTAGTCTAACAGTTGGCCGCAGGTCTCATCGAACCATTCGCACATTGCATAGTAATACGACAATTCAATTGGCAGCTCTTGGCTGCGATATTTATCCAATAGTCGCTTGGGTGGATTGTGAGGCGTATGAGGCAGAAACGGAGCATACCACACGAAGAACGGATCTTGCCCACAATCATCCAGGAATTGATAAACGGGGGCCATCCCTTCACGTCCCACTTTCAGCCCCAGGTCTCCATGTCGGCCTCCCCGTTTGGGATCACCGTGTGTCATCGCCGATGTAAATCCGGCATTCGTGGGATTGCCTTCCCACCATTTGCCAGACTGGAAACTTTGATAGCCCAACTTGCCCAGCATCGTTGGCAGGCAATCCACGCTGCGTACATGCTTTAACAATTTCTGCCGATCCATTCCCTTCGGGGGATCATTGCCCGTAATTTTATGCTGGCACGGATACAGTCCCGTAATCATCGTCATCAAACTGGGGCGGCACAAACTGGTTGGAACGTACCCGCGTTTAAAAACAGCACTTTCAGAAGCCAGCTTATCCAGTTGGGGTGTCTTAATATGTTCATGGCCCATAAAACCATAATCATTCCAAGACTGGTCATCTGAGATAATCATCACGATATTCGGTCGGCTGGTCTTGGAATCGGCCTGCACAATACTCCGCGAAGTAAAGAGGCACAGTACCACGATCAAAACAGGAAACAACTTTCTTAATGCACTCACATTGAACTCCTCTAATCGAAAGCGCGATCACATAGGGAATCTGGGATATTATTAACGATCATGATAAAGGAAGCGGCGTTTGAAGCGTCAAACATCATCCGATGGGAAAAATTCACGCCGAATTATTTTGAAAAAATTCTTTAAAACGCCCAACGACCAACCTTATAATAACGTACTGAATTGCAGAGAAAATATATACACACAAAAGCATGTTCTAGCTATCCTACCAACTACTTCACTAAGATCAACACCCAAAACGACTTACAACCTGATTAGTCCTGACTCCCCAAGAAATACTGTACGGATTCCTGCCAATCAAAGTTTGATCAATTTTATGGTTTGAGAAAACTGTTTTTTCAAATGTATCATTCTTGATTCGAGTCGCTTGGAGGCGTTGACAGCACTGAAACTGATAATTCTAATGTAGAGGTAACAACAAGAGCTTAGTGATTAACAAATTGAGTTTTTGTGATACGGGGCAACCACTTACTGATTTTTTCAGGTTGGCTCTAACCTGATTTTCAGAAGATTCGATGTCACTTACTTTTTAGAAGAATACGAGGAATTTTATGCGGAAACTTATGAACGTGAAAACAGCACTACTGTTTGGCCTGGCAATCGCCGGTCTTTCTCTAATCAGCTCTGTCAAAGAAGTTGAGGCACGCCCTAACTTTAAAAAGATCTGGGCTGAAACCTATCCTGATTCCAAAATGCTGGTCGCCAAAAAATGCGGCGTCTGCCATCCTGGAAAAACCAAAAAAGAGAAAAACGACTACGCCAAAGCAGTCGGTAAAGGTCTGGGAAAACGGAAGCAGACGGATAAGAAAATCATCATCAAAGCATTGAAAGATGCGGAAAGCATGCCTAGCCCAGTGGAAGGCAAAACATTCGGTGATTTCATCAAAGCTGATGAGCAACCACCTTCAAAAGCTGAATAATCGTGAATCGCTCCCGTAGAGCTTAGCGGGGTGCGAAAACAGCATAATTCAAGCAGAGCACTGATTTTTCAGTGCTCTGCTTTTTTCATGAAGTCACGCGCGTGCTCATTTAAATGAAAGTCAATCACCAGCGGTAAATGGTCAGACGCTTCCCTCGACATTTTCGAGCGAGACAACTTCGCATGTCTGATACCTATTTCACCCCGAACAAATGCTTTATCCAAAGTACCAACGGGCATATATGCAGGAAACGACCGAAACTTTGAGGGAGGATGGGTAACTTCTTCAAATTCATGCTCAGAAAACGTCCCCTTCGCCAGGGTATTCCTCCAGTCATTTGTATCCCCGACAATCAGCACCGGATGCCCATTTCCTTCTTGAAACAGGCGATGTGTCAGCAAGTGATCAATTTGCCAATGCCGTTCCCGTTCTGCCAGTCCCAAATGGAAGTTGACTAATTGAAATGGCCCTTCCGGGGAATCCACAACAACAATCTGGGCACCACGGGCTTTGCGCCATTTGTTCGTCAGAGAAATCTGATGCTGTGACAGAAACGGCCAACGAGACAGGATCAAGTTTCCATAGCCGCCCGTCTTCAATTTCACATTCAACTGGTACAGAGATTCCTGCATATTGAAATATTCAGCAAAGATTTTGGGCTGATTATTAAATCGGGACCGTTTTACATTTCGATCCACTTCATGCAGGCAGACAATATCTGGGTTTTCCGACTCAATTACGCTGATCACGCGTTCCAACCGATAACGCCGATCCCGTCCGCCAATCCCTTTGTGAATATTATAGCTTAGTAGTCGCATGATCGATTCGCTTCTACTCTCCTGCGAACATGGAGGGGGTGACCTTGATCACGCCCAGATCATTATTACCGGCTGTAATTTTAAGCTTTATCCGCCCTCGTTTCCACTCATCTTTCGCAACCAGATAGCCTGCTTTTTCATGCCAGAGCTGAAATTCCCAGTTGCCCACAGGTAGATTCTCAATCTTAAATTGCCCTGTCTCGTTCGAGGTCGAAAAATA
This genomic interval from Gimesia alba contains the following:
- a CDS encoding [protein-PII] uridylyltransferase family protein, coding for MNKPVMHNNVAKLLDPAVPITDEDIQLLLSQIGFTDQERALIRFRELCTTPHVREELTQILPTLLQALTDAATPDGSLINFERFMHSVSQPEEMLSFLTHNPRAVEILVRLFVGSQFLTEILLKNPDYLERLTRYNRIAEFKSQQQFFSEAMAATRQESKTTAEKFDILRRFQRWELLRIGACDTFGLMDLKNITVQLSLLADGLVQTCLTILAEEMELPLDDFAVLAFGKLGGEELNYSSDIDLVFIAGDNSTQYWQLGQRLIKSLMESTSEGFLYRVDMRLRPWGRSGALVTTVDAYVDYFAKHGRLWEKQAMLKARVIAGNQKLGVEFFRRIEPQIFNCDPEEVRKNVLEMKQRIETTLKKKGKDWGEVKSGKGSIRDVEFTTQYLQMANGAQYSAIRSINTLDGLVRLVDHGLIQADEYQHLTSGYVFFRKIEHALQLMHYNQEHHMPTDERELAYLARRLDFPDGNQLVQYYEQHRKAVRNIFKKYIHAPSEQNDTDQTADSEQESHLLGMMAASYSKVFNESEIEKHSQMAKKLGDSNIVELVTEKIPDNQLRLTMVGFDQTGDLSLICGLLFVYGFDIQKGHLFTNQKVKPASSSRSRSSQTGENSKSTRKFVIVLDVKSPEELILPTIWTDYKADLTELLSKVATGKIQEAVGELAKRVAAALRDLSQASQVLYPVEIELDNETDSRHTILRIESEDTIGFLYELTNALSMSGIDIARMVIDSEGNKARDVLYVTDDKGEKISSEEQQQGLRAAVVLIKHFTHLLPRSPNPEAALLHFREFLEHLFKQPNWVEEISSLERTSVLSALARLLGVSDFLWEDFLRLQHSNLFPVVTNVEELKHRISFEELKTELARDLAQASSFEEQQEKLNAFKDREMLRTDMRHILGHISEFGQFSEELTDVAEVVVQGAYEICNQQLEERYGVPHLESDGPCRLSICALGKCGGRELGFASDIELMFIYEGTGQTTGPEVITNNEYYLKLVERFTKMIKTRSEGIFQIDLRLRPYGQAGSLAVSAEAFQSYFSHEGAAWPYERQALVKLRPIAADDGFGNDIVRMRDDIIYSGKPFDVAAMLAMREKQIQQLVKGGTINAKLGDGGLVDCEYIIQGLQITYGHRNPMLRTTNTLEGICALKELGLISPVDFQNLRNAYIFLRRLIDALRMVRGNAKDLTVPPQDQEEFEFLARRLGYGSHTEKLQNEITSTMECVRDFGRLLDPIKALTIRTNG
- a CDS encoding endonuclease/exonuclease/phosphatase family protein is translated as MRLLSYNIHKGIGGRDRRYRLERVISVIESENPDIVCLHEVDRNVKRSRFNNQPKIFAEYFNMQESLYQLNVKLKTGGYGNLILSRWPFLSQHQISLTNKWRKARGAQIVVVDSPEGPFQLVNFHLGLAERERHWQIDHLLTHRLFQEGNGHPVLIVGDTNDWRNTLAKGTFSEHEFEEVTHPPSKFRSFPAYMPVGTLDKAFVRGEIGIRHAKLSRSKMSREASDHLPLVIDFHLNEHARDFMKKAEH
- a CDS encoding sulfatase family protein, which codes for MSALRKLFPVLIVVLCLFTSRSIVQADSKTSRPNIVMIISDDQSWNDYGFMGHEHIKTPQLDKLASESAVFKRGYVPTSLCRPSLMTMITGLYPCQHKITGNDPPKGMDRQKLLKHVRSVDCLPTMLGKLGYQSFQSGKWWEGNPTNAGFTSAMTHGDPKRGGRHGDLGLKVGREGMAPVYQFLDDCGQDPFFVWYAPFLPHTPHNPPKRLLDKYRSQELPIELSYYYAMCEWFDETCGQLLDYLDKKDLSKNTIVVYVTDNGWIQYVPANDQERKKMKRRFRYAPKSKRSPYDGGVRTPIMIRWPDKIKPAEYDTLVSSIDLAPTLLNAVGLKPTKAMEGINLLEVIKQGGKTERKAIFGDIYEHDMIDIDDPSSSLKYRWCIEGKWKAIFPGLRLTGEKAELFDLSQDPFERTNMAAKNPAQLKQLRNLTEAWWDATAK